One segment of Leptospira fainei serovar Hurstbridge str. BUT 6 DNA contains the following:
- a CDS encoding AAA family ATPase produces MIVTGFELRERLNAESASEVYKAVRKEDGKSIIIKYLPVLDELHPSIVNLRNEYEILGLLDSGKFVKAIKFEKLQDGYALFMDYIPGGSLKQYITKKPLALTEFFPIAIQLAERLGEIHAKKVIHKDLKPENIIYNQEAKEIRIIDFGISTRLNKEETSWSSPNILEGSIHYVSPEQTGRMNRSMDYRSDFYSLGVSFYEMLTGKLPFEGEDLLQLVHSHLPKNPVPPKQIRTEIPTVISNIVMKLLAKTAEDRYQTARGLQADLEKVYSLWKENAEIPDFPLAQNDYSQEFKVPQKLYGRGEYITTLLNEFKDVAANGRTRMVLIGGYSGVGKSSLVREINKPLTESKGYFVSGKFDQYNRNLPFSAVIQVFSSLVELILTEPPEKIESWKSKIRKSLGANGKVITDVIPELEIIIGKQEPIPELGPQENANRFYVVFQNFIKVFAGSEHPLAIFLDDMQWADTASLELLKNLMEDVTVNYLFLMLAYRDNEVDDSHPFRVLIDALDKEGLEPHKIVLHPLLVSDVNELLSDSLRTPREQTKEFAEILHAKTGGNPFFIGELLKQLSKEDAVYFDLRSGNTGEARWKWDLPKIKNTKISDNVVELLINRIRKLSPVVQETLKMASCIGSNFDLSLLSRILGGSFKETLASLQECINEELIVPIGENYRVAESFQETAVNKDKNEQTAKTVLFRFQHDRVQQAAYEIIDEEKKKEIRLKIGRFLLEGIEGKQLEDAIFDIVNHLNTGSSLIIDPVEKKRLAELNLLAGKKAKNSTAYKPASVYIAKGRDLLFTLPEGTQGDDKLWATYYDLCYSIHKELAETQYLTGNFEDSQKTIDLLLKHGKTAVEKAETYNLLIIQYSALGKYDLALPTIIKALKPLGVDIPEKDFDKVLTEEIEIANKALEGKTIESLLELPLIQQPEQIMAVNLLIGAIPTAYNFALALFPVICLKMVNLFLKYGNLSDPYGYSAYGIVLSSGFQQYRKGFEFAELAVKVSEKHKNPSGTTKAANILANYTTPFVKHLKISEEINQKGIQSSLESGEFLHGGYCAMNDAVNVVLQSKNIELAKTKVDALLKFSRKVKNNLAIDTVLGAALIVSNLRGKTASHLEFSTEEMNEEEFLELCNAHQSPFPVCLFKIMKSKLLMAYGEFAAALKELDEAEGLLAYISGQISVEEHAYLHALAMAANYKVSSQEQKAKFMERIKKNLAKLKLLSESAPENFEHKYLLVEAELSRLEYKNWKAAKTYELAIQLASRNDFSNDEALACEFAGRFWLAKGSVKISSQYVSDAYHRYGKWGAIKKQELLRAKHPEFLREKSRDTFRTTYTIGTMGTHTAAATEVYTGQTLDFQSILKSSTAISGEIKLEALLDKLMQISIENVGAQKGILILRRDGKLSVEAEGSIWDNEVRVLQGIPIQESRNIPISVIYYVERTKEDLVLKNAHGDEKFNKDPYIREQKTKSVLCSPIIKQGELIGILYLENNLSEAAFTSDRLQTISILSSQAAISIDNALLYANLEEKVAERTKELAKANDDLALKNQHITDSITYSLNIQQAILPAPEVLSKSLPEYFVLFRPKDIVSGDFYWFSKQEDSIFIAAVDCTGHGVPGALMSMIGNTLLNQIINEAGISDPGTTLEYLHRSVRQALKQDTEQTNSRDGMDICLLKIDKNNLYFAGAKRPIFIGKAGILSEIKGDRASIGGRQKEETRKFTTHSIPLESGVRTSVYLTTDGFLDQPNPDRQKIGTKGFVNFLEGIEHLSCEEQKERLESFLLAHQDSEAQRDDITLIGVVLDGQ; encoded by the coding sequence ATGATCGTTACTGGATTCGAACTACGAGAAAGACTTAACGCTGAATCCGCTTCGGAGGTGTACAAGGCGGTACGCAAAGAAGACGGAAAATCAATCATCATAAAATATCTCCCGGTGCTCGACGAACTGCACCCTTCCATCGTCAATCTACGAAACGAGTATGAAATTTTGGGCCTTCTCGACTCGGGAAAATTCGTAAAAGCGATAAAATTCGAAAAGCTCCAAGACGGATATGCGCTTTTCATGGATTATATACCGGGGGGTTCTCTAAAGCAGTACATAACCAAGAAGCCGCTCGCGCTTACCGAATTTTTTCCGATCGCAATCCAGCTCGCCGAAAGATTGGGCGAGATTCATGCCAAAAAAGTAATACATAAAGATCTTAAGCCGGAAAATATCATTTATAATCAAGAGGCTAAGGAAATTCGGATCATCGATTTCGGGATATCGACTCGATTGAATAAAGAGGAGACGTCTTGGTCTTCTCCTAATATTTTAGAAGGTTCGATTCATTATGTTTCTCCGGAACAAACCGGAAGAATGAATCGTTCAATGGATTATAGGAGCGATTTTTATTCTTTAGGCGTTTCTTTTTACGAAATGCTGACCGGAAAACTTCCGTTCGAAGGCGAGGATCTGTTACAATTAGTCCACTCTCATTTGCCTAAAAACCCGGTTCCGCCTAAACAGATTCGAACTGAAATCCCTACCGTCATTTCCAATATCGTAATGAAGCTTCTGGCAAAAACCGCCGAAGATCGTTATCAAACAGCTAGAGGCTTGCAAGCGGACCTGGAGAAAGTGTATTCTCTTTGGAAGGAAAACGCCGAAATACCCGATTTCCCTCTGGCTCAAAACGATTACTCTCAGGAATTCAAAGTTCCCCAAAAACTATACGGACGAGGAGAATACATAACCACTCTTCTCAATGAGTTTAAGGATGTTGCGGCGAACGGACGGACAAGAATGGTCCTTATCGGCGGCTATTCGGGCGTAGGAAAGTCCTCTTTGGTTCGAGAAATTAACAAACCGTTAACCGAATCAAAAGGGTATTTCGTTTCGGGAAAATTCGATCAGTACAATAGGAATCTCCCGTTTTCCGCCGTCATCCAAGTCTTTTCGAGCTTAGTCGAATTGATTTTAACCGAACCTCCTGAAAAAATCGAATCTTGGAAATCCAAGATTCGTAAATCGCTCGGAGCAAACGGAAAAGTAATAACGGACGTAATTCCCGAACTGGAGATAATCATCGGCAAACAGGAACCGATTCCGGAATTGGGACCCCAAGAAAATGCAAACCGTTTCTATGTAGTATTTCAAAATTTCATCAAAGTCTTTGCCGGATCGGAACACCCGCTTGCGATTTTCCTCGACGATATGCAATGGGCGGATACCGCTTCTCTGGAATTATTGAAAAACCTAATGGAAGACGTAACGGTAAATTACCTTTTCCTAATGTTAGCGTATAGAGACAACGAAGTTGACGACTCCCATCCTTTTCGAGTCCTAATTGACGCGTTGGATAAGGAGGGATTAGAGCCGCACAAGATCGTTTTACATCCGCTCCTTGTCTCGGACGTGAACGAACTGCTCTCGGATAGCTTACGCACACCGCGAGAGCAAACGAAAGAATTTGCGGAAATACTGCATGCTAAGACCGGCGGAAATCCGTTCTTTATCGGCGAACTCTTAAAGCAATTATCCAAGGAGGATGCAGTTTATTTCGACCTCCGATCCGGAAATACCGGCGAGGCTCGTTGGAAATGGGATCTCCCCAAAATTAAGAATACGAAAATATCCGATAACGTCGTCGAACTTTTGATCAACAGGATCCGGAAGTTGTCTCCCGTTGTTCAAGAAACTCTTAAAATGGCATCCTGTATCGGAAGTAATTTCGACTTATCGTTATTATCTAGAATTTTAGGTGGAAGCTTCAAGGAAACTCTAGCTTCTCTACAGGAATGTATAAATGAAGAGTTGATCGTTCCGATCGGGGAAAATTATCGAGTTGCCGAATCCTTTCAAGAAACGGCAGTCAATAAGGATAAAAACGAGCAGACTGCAAAAACCGTATTGTTCCGCTTCCAACATGACCGAGTGCAGCAGGCGGCGTACGAAATCATCGACGAGGAAAAGAAAAAGGAAATCCGCCTTAAAATTGGAAGATTCCTCTTGGAAGGCATCGAAGGAAAGCAGCTTGAAGATGCGATCTTTGATATCGTAAATCACCTCAATACTGGTTCTTCTCTTATCATTGATCCCGTTGAGAAAAAAAGATTAGCCGAACTTAATTTACTGGCCGGAAAAAAAGCAAAAAACTCGACCGCATACAAACCGGCATCCGTCTATATCGCAAAAGGCAGGGATCTCCTGTTTACCCTCCCTGAAGGAACACAAGGAGACGATAAACTTTGGGCGACTTACTATGACCTCTGTTATTCAATTCACAAAGAACTTGCGGAGACTCAGTATCTTACCGGTAACTTCGAGGATTCTCAGAAGACGATCGACCTGCTGCTCAAGCACGGCAAGACAGCGGTGGAAAAAGCGGAAACTTATAATCTTTTGATCATACAGTATTCTGCTCTGGGAAAATACGATCTGGCTCTCCCGACGATTATCAAAGCCCTGAAACCTCTGGGGGTCGATATTCCCGAAAAGGATTTTGATAAGGTTCTAACCGAAGAAATCGAAATCGCGAATAAAGCCTTGGAAGGAAAAACGATCGAGTCCTTATTGGAACTGCCGCTTATTCAACAACCCGAACAAATCATGGCAGTAAATTTACTCATCGGCGCCATTCCGACAGCGTATAATTTTGCCTTAGCATTGTTTCCAGTTATCTGTCTGAAAATGGTTAACCTTTTTCTAAAATACGGAAACCTTTCCGACCCTTACGGATATTCGGCCTACGGGATCGTTCTATCCTCGGGATTCCAGCAATATAGGAAAGGTTTTGAATTTGCCGAACTTGCCGTCAAGGTTAGCGAGAAGCATAAGAACCCGAGCGGAACTACGAAAGCGGCGAATATTTTAGCCAATTATACGACTCCTTTCGTAAAACACCTGAAAATTTCGGAAGAGATTAATCAAAAAGGCATTCAATCCAGTCTAGAGTCCGGAGAATTTTTGCATGGCGGATACTGCGCGATGAACGACGCAGTCAATGTGGTTTTGCAGTCCAAGAATATAGAATTAGCTAAAACTAAAGTAGACGCATTGCTCAAATTTTCCCGAAAGGTAAAAAATAACTTAGCTATCGATACGGTCCTAGGCGCCGCGCTTATCGTTTCCAATTTAAGAGGTAAAACGGCATCTCACCTGGAATTTTCCACCGAGGAGATGAACGAAGAGGAATTTTTAGAACTTTGTAATGCTCATCAAAGCCCGTTCCCGGTTTGCCTCTTTAAAATCATGAAATCCAAACTTCTGATGGCATACGGAGAATTTGCCGCAGCGTTAAAGGAACTCGACGAAGCGGAAGGGCTATTAGCATACATTTCGGGACAAATTTCGGTGGAAGAGCACGCGTATCTTCATGCTCTAGCGATGGCCGCAAATTATAAAGTTTCTTCCCAAGAACAAAAAGCGAAGTTTATGGAACGAATTAAAAAGAATTTGGCGAAGTTAAAGCTTCTCTCCGAAAGCGCACCCGAAAACTTCGAACATAAATATTTATTGGTGGAAGCGGAACTTTCTCGTTTGGAATATAAGAACTGGAAAGCCGCGAAAACGTACGAACTCGCGATTCAGTTGGCAAGTAGAAACGATTTTTCAAACGATGAAGCGCTTGCTTGCGAGTTCGCCGGGAGATTCTGGCTGGCAAAAGGCAGCGTTAAAATCTCTTCACAATACGTTAGCGACGCGTATCACCGATATGGAAAATGGGGAGCGATCAAAAAGCAGGAACTCCTTCGCGCGAAGCATCCCGAATTCCTTCGTGAGAAAAGTCGAGATACCTTCCGTACCACCTATACGATCGGCACGATGGGAACTCATACTGCCGCTGCAACGGAAGTTTACACCGGTCAGACCTTGGATTTCCAATCCATTCTCAAGAGTTCGACCGCCATTTCCGGCGAAATCAAACTTGAAGCCTTGTTGGATAAGCTAATGCAAATCTCCATAGAAAACGTGGGCGCGCAAAAAGGGATATTGATTCTTCGTAGAGACGGGAAGTTATCCGTCGAAGCCGAAGGAAGTATCTGGGACAATGAAGTCCGAGTTCTACAAGGCATACCGATTCAGGAAAGCAGAAATATTCCGATCAGCGTCATCTACTATGTGGAACGAACGAAAGAGGATTTGGTCCTAAAAAATGCGCATGGAGACGAAAAGTTCAACAAGGATCCGTATATTAGGGAACAGAAAACAAAGTCCGTCTTATGTTCTCCGATCATTAAACAGGGAGAATTAATCGGAATACTGTATTTGGAAAATAATCTTTCGGAAGCGGCTTTTACGTCGGACCGGCTACAGACGATTTCAATCCTCTCTTCTCAAGCGGCAATTTCCATCGATAATGCCCTACTCTATGCCAATTTGGAAGAAAAAGTCGCCGAGCGGACCAAAGAGTTAGCGAAAGCGAACGACGATTTAGCTTTAAAAAACCAGCATATTACCGATAGTATTACGTATTCTTTAAATATCCAGCAGGCGATTCTCCCGGCGCCCGAGGTGCTAAGCAAATCTCTGCCGGAGTATTTCGTTCTTTTCCGTCCTAAAGACATCGTTTCGGGAGATTTCTATTGGTTTTCCAAACAGGAAGATTCTATCTTCATTGCTGCCGTGGATTGCACGGGACACGGCGTTCCCGGGGCTCTCATGTCCATGATCGGAAATACCCTTTTAAACCAAATTATCAACGAGGCGGGGATATCCGATCCGGGAACGACTTTAGAATATCTGCATAGAAGCGTCCGACAAGCCCTTAAACAGGACACCGAACAAACCAATTCACGAGATGGGATGGATATATGTCTGTTGAAGATCGATAAAAACAATTTATACTTTGCCGGAGCAAAACGTCCTATTTTTATTGGAAAAGCGGGAATCCTGTCTGAAATTAAGGGAGATAGAGCTTCCATCGGCGGCAGGCAAAAAGAAGAAACGCGAAAATTTACAACACACTCCATTCCTTTGGAATCAGGGGTTCGTACGAGTGTTTATTTGACTACGGACGGCTTTCTGGATCAACCGAACCCGGACCGTCAAAAAATAGGGACAAAAGGATTCGTTAATTTTCTCGAAGGTATAGAACACCTCTCTTGCGAAGAACAAAAGGAAAGGCTAGAGTCCTTCCTGTTGGCGCACCAAGACAGCGAGGCGCAGCGGGACGACATAACACTGATCGGAGTAGTCCTGGATGGACAATAG
- a CDS encoding SiaB family protein kinase: MMDNEVINLFKSYKDASEYNLLVSFKGRLSQEVLTELGSMIRTSLSSESKIKKIFAVFIELAQNMLHYSAERQVNEEMKEAGVGILIVRENSVGYHVGSGNLVQNEKLEFLSERIQKINSMNKDELKSFYQQQLRSERPEDSKGAGVGLIDIARKSDGPLVFHFDSVDNKNSFFTISAFFTKEN; this comes from the coding sequence ATGATGGACAATGAAGTCATAAATTTATTCAAAAGCTATAAGGATGCCAGCGAGTACAACCTGCTCGTGTCGTTCAAAGGCAGGCTGTCACAGGAGGTGCTCACGGAACTTGGTTCCATGATTCGGACCTCCTTGAGTTCCGAATCCAAGATTAAAAAAATCTTCGCAGTATTTATCGAACTCGCGCAGAATATGCTACATTATTCTGCGGAGCGCCAAGTGAACGAAGAGATGAAGGAAGCAGGTGTCGGGATTCTCATTGTGAGGGAAAATTCGGTTGGCTATCATGTTGGATCGGGAAATCTGGTCCAGAACGAGAAGCTCGAGTTCCTCTCGGAAAGGATCCAAAAGATCAACTCCATGAACAAGGATGAACTGAAGTCCTTTTACCAGCAACAGCTCAGGTCGGAAAGACCCGAGGATAGTAAGGGAGCCGGGGTTGGATTAATAGATATTGCGCGGAAGTCAGACGGACCCCTTGTTTTCCATTTCGACTCGGTGGACAACAAAAACTCTTTCTTTACTATCTCCGCATTCTTTACGAAGGAAAACTAA
- a CDS encoding DUF1987 domain-containing protein: MESLHIQQTKTSPEVILDSTKGVAEIIGESYPENAMAFYKPVFEWLTAMQVAGKHIQFRFQMDYFNTSSSKVIMDILDNLQKFHEKGGKVEVEWLYKEDDEDMQETGEEFSSDLSLSFRMKSYK, encoded by the coding sequence ATGGAATCCTTACATATACAACAAACTAAAACTTCACCGGAAGTTATTCTAGACTCAACGAAAGGCGTTGCCGAGATCATAGGCGAATCTTACCCGGAAAACGCGATGGCCTTTTATAAGCCGGTTTTCGAATGGTTGACCGCGATGCAAGTAGCAGGAAAGCACATCCAATTTAGATTTCAGATGGATTATTTCAATACTAGCTCTTCGAAAGTGATCATGGACATTCTTGATAACCTTCAAAAATTTCATGAGAAGGGCGGAAAAGTCGAAGTGGAATGGCTATACAAAGAAGACGATGAGGATATGCAAGAGACCGGTGAAGAATTTTCTTCCGATCTTAGCCTTTCGTTCCGGATGAAGTCTTACAAATAG